In Cryptomeria japonica chromosome 1, Sugi_1.0, whole genome shotgun sequence, the sequence gttttgagtatgtaggactacctcacagaggagttgttggaagaggacccagagaaataagagtttgtgattcttatgttcaactgcatcatccgccaaggagtgactacaagctagtcaatgataccttcacgatgtatatcactaggacattgcaaggagggattcaaaATCGACTGTCTCTGGACGTGCAGGAGcttgtgaagaagcatggtgcatggttcattcagtttccaaaattcacatacatcaaagttcatggatgtccttcacctccctacatgttgccgagatatcctacAAGCAGGATAATACTACTTGAAGTGACTAGGCAGTTGgtagcttatgcaaaggcatcaagacacaagcatggaaatggaattcccgtaccCATCCtactagggaactcagttgaagtATGTCCTAATACTCAGGCCGCAGAAGATGCGGAGAAGGAATTATCTCTATatttcattcacatcctttgcctcaagggagaattttgatcctcatggtcatatagaagagacagtcgggaagaagtacaaacatgagtttcaagtggaagacttttggatgaatgtccaggatgatgtagaggtcaaaagaaagatgcattccaagtTACCtttggatctcatcaggaaatgcaaaatttatagagtagccgatcaagcccaggacagtggtagatacctccaatcatcctatgaaaaggaagataaagaagtgaaggtagattggaatgagcccgaggttttagacttaagagctttgatggctcccgttttatcttgcactcgcagatgggtggacgtacagcatcaaaagttgaaggagcagaatgtatctatgacattcaccttggaaacaagaccagaagaaggagaggcaagtgtgagtgagaatacttctcattccaaaggtttaaagaggaaagaaggacctgagaagagagagccttccaagaagaagcCGAAAATGAATCCTGatcgcccaccaagcacatcttctaggcatgaaaaggaagcaagtcaaggagaagatcagaggcagatagtgtatgaaattgatgagtctatggaatccatggtacagaatgataaacaaggaaaaggacagacacctcagcattcatcgagtcaatctccccaggttggtgctaatgagcaacaagaagaaaagaatgatgatgaagcaacatctcctttcagggaagatagacctctgcctaaagaaatacaagtgagggaaaggaAATCTATCATTCCAAATTGGCTAAAAGAGAggttgacaagggtagttgtggtcgaagaggaagaacaagtatttgacttggaaagcctcataggaaattctcatgaagaaatagaaaagaaggcggccacaaagatgtcaaaggtaattagagatgagataggatccagaaaagtgcagatagctacaccagtggtggacaagtatgaggatgagattctagcagaagaaTACGATCTggaaacatttgatcttggtccacttaccaccatgcaagccatggaagaagcaacTAATTCACTGAAagcacttaatgacaaactcaaagaagaaatggaaaagaataagaaactagaaaaggaggtcagtgcttggagaaattattttagccatcttaatcaacctttgagatgacaggatccagcaatatctcctctgcatgcacttcctcttgaatcaataaaTGAGGCGGAAAGGGTAAAGAGCTTGgtccaactcatgagttcttggattgatgaatcttacaaggtggccatggaatttgcaacaaggatgatgaagacggtCCACcatgctatccaagttcttgagatcatccataatCTATTGGTAACTGTGGATGCAtttgctcacactagagatgttgtcatcccggtcttgcaagtgataagaagGACTCCAAGACAAATTCTAGCGCAAGAGAAGATAATGAGTGGAGAAGCCCACAGTCTTCTGcagtggtcaactttgctccagataaaggaagttcttttcgaagatatcAGTTCCAGGTGCAGCCAAGTTGAGGGAACTatccaccctattcaagacaaggtATTTGAGGTATTGTGTACGATCCTTGGCAGAAGAATTGAGATCGAGACggatgtggacatccaagaattggaagacaagatcaagatcatcttttgcaaagaggagaacacaGTCACCAACGAGCAACGAAATCAAATgcatgctactatgttcctgatcgagAAAACAAAAGAGGTGGAGCTtggatgggagacaactcttctcactgccttcaatcaagtccttcacttggaagaacgaatgaaaaATCTTCctaagattcccattgctgagattgaggcggtcacgtccagattcattgaatatgctagaaaagagcatagaaaggggaacaaagttctagatgaaaagttgttatgagacgatgtggcaacttaattcctattggtctatgtttcctcgttatttgtgccaattcctattggctatggattgataatgtttatctaaatggggatttttttgtaacaaaccctaattagagtttaggtgtcagaatctcagccatcgatcttcttttgatccaggtcgttcattgtatttgagagtgctatataagccctcactcatttcattttaagggGTTGGGGAGAAAGTTAGAAAAGTTAGAAAGTTGGAGAGAAGCAAATTTAATTTTGTTAGTAGCAAAGAattgagtagtgaagagagaaagttgaacaatggttgtttatttggctatgagatcaatgaaatattgaagttatggtgttttgttgcaatccttgtggctactttcatggttgtttatcttcttgaatcactcttagtagagatagcatttaaattttaagtttgaaggacgaataTTGTGCCTGATCTTCGAtaagactcacattccaaaccactagcttcttactgattgtaagaacgccttgtgtggtcaactggaaacattaagattgattaagaattcaatcatcattagaagtattgatatgtatctccctgatagtatctatctccttggtgatttgaaaatcgttgaatccccttagaagatcgcaccaattccagtggagttgtaatcctttggcgatactgaaattggtaaaATCTTATCAAGACCAGTCCTCGTTAAGTCActcttaggattagtttaagtatctcttcctcgaaacctttatcttttgatcttttattGAAAATCTGTTAGTATTAGGAGAATCCTATTTCCTCATTTGGAAGGTAGTTGCACaaacaagctttctttgaaagtacATAAGGCCCCTTGAAAAAAACAGTAAAcacaatgaccactggtgcttatccgcgagtagagatcctacaaagcagaaccttgaagtccttccgattgatcctttttgcgatatcttcagcattcagagactttactcaagagaggataagatacctctgggtattttattctgtgtttggtcgtatacaaaatacacatcaacagttaGTATCTCTGGTGACCAAGGTACTGACTTGAACAAATGAACTAAGCAGGTGTGTTTGAGGGAAGTGGCTATGCAGCCACATAAAATGTAAGTTATATAAGAGGAAAATGTACCTTTTTCCTCTTATATAACTTACATTTTATGTGGCTGCATAGCCACTTCCATGTTTGAGCACTGTGTCATCAGCTCAAGACTTAAGAAATAATAAATATTGTAAATCTTATGTACCACTACCTAGAAATACTATGACCATAGCAAAGTTATGATTATAGTTTACTTGCATGTATTGATTTGTTGCAATTTCAAAGTTTGCATTATTAGAAAAAAGGATACATGCTAGAAAGTTTCAGCATAATATTTGATAgaattataaatttttaataaaaaacaaaatgcTTGAACATTTGAAAGCAGCTCACCTTAACTCCAGTCAGCCCTTGATCAGGAGAAGTGTTCAAAGCAGTTAATTTTTGGCCATCCAAGATATTGTCTGGAATTTCAGTGGCTTCTTGTGGAGCAGTAACTGAATTTGTCAATGGAGAGACTATTTTATCAGCTGTAATTGCAATTTCCTCTGCTATTCCTTTTGTTGAATTTAAAACTAGGTCATTGTCATCCTCATGATGCACAGAAAAGGACAGATCTTTGGGTTGCTTAGTAACACAGGTGGTAGAATGAGAATCAGATGATAAGGATGGAGGTTTGGAAGTCTCCAAATGAAGATGCTCCTTGCCTTCTTCATGGTATTCTAGTGTGACAAGTGGATTAGATGCAGCACTTGTTCCTGGTGACTCTTCACTAATTGTAACCTCTTGCTTCACTTGAGTCTGATTATTTAGACCACAAGTTTCCACATCATTATGGATGATACTTTTCTTTTCTTCTGTATCTGATAAAGCTTCCTGATATTTTGCCTCATTTATCTCCAAGATGTGATTGTTATCCGTAAATCCACCTGTCACACTAGAAATGGATTGTCCCTCCATCATCTCTTGCAGAGGCTGCACACCCACAACAGATGGAGCACTTGGTCCTTGTGGCTTTTCAACAATCTTAATCTCTTGTTTTGCTTGAGTTTGATTGTTTAGACCAAAATTTCTCACAACATCATTCTGGATCATAGTTTTATTGGCTGTAATTGCAGGTTCCTCTGCTATTCCTTTCGTTGAATTCAGAACTAGATCATTGTCATCCTCATGCTGGGCAGAAAAGGACAGATCCTTGGGTTGCTTAGTAACACGGGTGGTACAATGAGAATCAGATGATAAGGAAAGAGGTTTAAAAGTCTCCAAATGAAGATGTTCCTCGCCTTCTTCATGGTATTCTAGTGTGACAAGTGGATTCAATGCAGCACTTGTTCCTGGTGACTCTTCAACAATTGTAATCTCTTGCTTTACTTGATTCTGATCATTTAGACCACAAGTTTCCACATCATTATGAATGATATTTTTCCTTTCTTCTGTATCTGATAAAGCCTCCTGATATTTTGCCTCATTTATCTCTAAGATGTGATTGTTATCCATAAATGCACCTGTCACACTAGAAATGGATTGTCCCTCTATCATCTCTTGCAGAGGCTGCACACCCACAACAGATGCAATACTTGGTCCTTGTGGACTTTCAACAATCTTAATCTCTTGTTTTGCTTGAGTTTGATCATTTAGACCATAAGTTCTCACAACATCATTCTGGCTCATAGTTTTCTGCTCTTCTGTGTCTGACAGTGTGTCCAGATATTCTGCCTCGTCTAGTGCCAAGCTGTGATTGTTGTCTCTAACTCCAATGCTTGCAGTTTCTCCCTTAATCACTTGTAGCAAAATGTCCAGATCCCTGGCAATAGATGCAGCATGTGTTCTTGGTGGTCTTTCACCAATATTAATCTCTTGCTTTGTTTGAGTTTGACCATTTGGATCACAAATTTCCACAACATCGTTATGGACAATATTTCCCTGCTCTTCAGGATCTGATAATGCCTTGCTCAGTTCCAAGAGGTGATTGCTGTTTGTAGCTCCATTACTGACACTAGAAATAGATTGTCCCTTTGTCAACCCCTGCAGAGGCTGTGAATCCACAACCAAAGATTTAGGATTTGATCCTGGCGGATTTCCAACAATATTTCTCCCTTCATTTGCTTGAGTCTGATTATTCACACAAGTTTCTACAACATCATTATGGATGACAATTTTCTTCTCTTCTGTATCTGATAATGTCTCTTGATAGTTTGCCTCTTTATGTTCCAAGCTATGGTGGTTGCCTATAACTCCATTCTTTTCACTTTCTgctggaagagataaaggttctaCGGCGTGTGTTGTCTTATACTTTGTCTCTATAGCTTCCAAATCTGTACCCAGAGTATCACAAGAAATATTTTCTTGTTTAAGTTCCTGCAAAATTTCTCTTACAGTATAATAATTGCCACCCACCTCTTTATATGTGAGCGTAGCAGTAGGAAATTTTCCTTCATTTAGAGCCTTGTACCTAAAGAAAAGGGATGTCATCTCAGATAAACAACATACGTGTTATTACACAGTTTATTCTTTATAACAAATGATCGATACAGTTATTTATACATCTTAAAGGTGAAATTTAATATCATGAAAAATGCATTGAAAACAAAAAACATCGTTCTTCTAAATAATAACATGGACAGCATCTTCAATAGAAATCAGTAGATCAACAATGCCACAACTACATGTTGCTCGCTACagtaatatatttagaacttgcaAGAACCGAAGAACAAAAATAATATATATGCAGGTGTTCCTACCAAGCTTGTTATCATGCATTGGACCAAGTGATCATCTAATGAGAGTTACGAAAAAATTAATACTAGTATCTTCCCAAATCCATGAATCATAATTAAAAGAGCAATCTTGTGTGCATGGGTGCAGTTGGGAGAAGGTGGGTGCAGGAGAGGGCATATGCTGGCAGGCCTATGGAGACAAGGACAAACTATTAAACATAGAAGTTAAAAAACATGAGTTGTACCCTCATCATAACTATGGGCAAATGAAATATATAAATTTTGTAATAAGTTGCAGCCAACacaataaaaagacatgcctaCTCCATTATGATTGAATTTCACataatcaatattaaataaatataaatatggaGTTTCAAGTGAATGAGATGAAACATAGACCACTAACAATGGATGCTGTTGCCAGACATCATTTGACACTAATGAAGGTTACAGAATATGCATACCATGATCAACAGCTCATTCTTTGTTCAACAAGTAACCATGTTACTGAGTCCTTCTAAAAAGATCCCCATACCGGGAAAGTTCTGGGCCAAGCAGCCTAGGTTTCACCCAATGTCCACCCCAAGTACCCTGCCCACAGGGTCCTTGGTGAGGACCCTGGGCAAACCTGAGCAAGACCACAGAGCGCCATCCCTAAAACCAGCTAAAAGCATGTCttttaaattttgaataaaaacaaaaaaaattcaacaccctaattttgccctaaaaTCTAAGTTGCCTGTACAGGTAAAGATACATGTTTGGGGTACAGGTATGCCGGTACAGCAATTTTTTTCCCTTGGGTATGGTACATTTGGGTaaggtgtgtatgtgtgtgtgtctatatatatataatatatatatatatatacaaaaaatttaaaaaattaaacaaatatacaaaattgtaaaactaaatacacttgatagtatgatacttcatcattgatcaatgccaaatgccaaaatggtagtgataaagataaatattaaatgccAATTAATATTTCAGTATTTCAATATTATGTCATGTGCCATATAATATACATCAGCTGCCCTTCAAAATGCCAAAATGAGAATAAAGAGAGTGAAGAGCAAAATGATCTTTGCATTGGGTGAAATGATGCTCTTAGGGGCATTTAGGGTTCTTGGATACAAAAAAAGTTAAAAACGTCTTTTTTTGTTACTTTTTGGGACTCAGCGCATTTGGATACCCACAAGTACACGTGGGCAAACCCAACCATACACCCAAGTGAACACATACCCTATATGGGTGTGGGGCAGATTCTAGGCATACTCAGTATTTTTGGCTCATTTCACAAATAGAAGTGACCAAAACAGTTGTTTTGCCTTCAAGTTGTCATTTTTTGTCCTTGAAGGTTGTTAGTTATTTCTTCAAAAGTGAAGGCTATGGAAGAGAAAAGGTTGCACTTACAGCAAAGAAAGTGCTGACCTACAAGATTTATCCAAGGCCATATAAAAAGGAGTTGCCAAAGCAACAAATTATGGAATATATCAAAGAACAGACCGATGCGGACATTCTAAGTaacaaagaaaaggaaagagtACATTCTCTTTCCAAGAAAGTATGGTGCAAGCTTCCTAGTGACATAACAGTATCAGCTGTCCCATGTCCTTTCATTCCACCATTGTTTTCCCAAGAAGACAATACCCCTTGCTTTCTTCTAAAAGAGGCACATTGGAAACACCCTCCAAGAATGAGGTAAGGGAGGTTGCAAATGAGAGCACTGTTTGATGCATTTATAGTAGCTTCCTTTCAACTTTGTCAAATCACCATATTGGCAGGATATAGTGATAGCATTGCTATTGCAAATTGGATTACACTTATTTCAACACAGTGGATATCATCAAACTATGTATGACAGACAAAAATAGCATGTTTCATTTTCAGTCATTAATACTATGTATGAGTTGATCGATGCTTGCTCAAGGTGTTCTACTTGAACAGCTACTTTGAGGAAATATTATGGGTTTCTTACACTGTACAGCATTTTCAAGCTTGGGGGATGCTTCCATGTCTGGTGCATTAGATTGTGATGAAAGATCTTAACAAAGTTGCAGTAGGCGGTTTTTATTTGGTTAAATGCAAGTGCAGTAATGCAAAAATTGTGCAAGTAGAAATCCATCTTGGAGAACATCATTGAGTCTACTTGGAGAATGGATTGCTTTGAGCTTAAGACCATCATACTTACAGCAATTCAGTGGGTCAAATCATGTTGCTACCAAAGCATTCCATTGACACATTCACCTTCACAAAAGGCATTGGTTCTGTTCTTCGCATTGAGTCATTCATTTCTGAAACTAAACATCATGGGAGGATAATGATGTAAAAATGATTATTTGTGCCATACTTGATGTACTCTTAAATCATGAAGAGGAGATTTCCGAATAGTAATCTGTATTTGATGAGTGTGGACACAATGACCATATTTAACATGCATGTAAAGGTTAAGAATGCTATATTAGAATGTAGGCTCACTATGCCCCAACCTACAAGTAATAATAGGATTATCAATTCATTCAAAGGTAATTTTTGTCAGAGAAACACAAAGGATGGATAAGGATTGATGCCATTGTATTGAGTTGTACGGTACCTTATTCTCTATCATTGAAAGTTAGTAGATGCTAGATGTATCCAGCCCAGAATTTTGTTTTGTCTCTTCTTTATTGTGATTGCACACATTGATCCTGTGGATGTTGTGTGTGTTCAGTGCATTCTCAATCACAGTCATCTCATTCCTGATTGTGTAATAAACATATCAGAGCtggtaaaataaaaaatttattataacAAAAGCAATAGAAAATGAAGGAAATGGACAGAAACATCAAAGTCCAAATCTGGATTGCATATTCATACATTCTCTAGAGAGGGAAAACCATCCTCCACACAAAAGTATCAAAATGAGATATCTATAAATTTCTGTTCCCATATCattattttcaattttcatttACTATCTATTTTTATTAAAACTTGGGTACCATTAACATATTCTTACCCATTCATACAAGCATTTTATTTTTTGCGGCTTCAATTTTTATCCACATACTCCATATTAATtatctatatatacaagatctcattCAAATGGAGAGTATAATTTAAAACAAATCAAGCTTGGAATAGGGATACCTTTCTACAAAAGACACAATCATGACCCGGCGTTCTTCCTTTGTTTTTTTGCTGCGACCATTGTGACGCCCACGTGAATCTGATGGAGCAGCCAATGCAAAAATTCTCCCAACTTGGCTGATTTTAATTCCTTGCATGAGTATTAACTATTAAGTCTTCAAAAAGCCATGCAATTACCTGAAATCAGCCAAATTACAACCTATTAAATGCAGAAATTTTATTAGTCACAATTTGTTAGATGAAATTATTTATATGATCACAGTTCTGAAATTTTTATTCTATATTCTCACAAACTCATCAAATTCCTTTATTAACCCTTTTCAAAATCCTTGTTGATACTGTTTAGAAAAAGAAAGTACAAGAACCCAATGGAAAATCCCAACCAAGTAATCAAGCTTCAAAGTAAACACCTCTTTTTTGTGTCACAATGAATGTTGGAACAAACTCGTCAATTATCATTAGATTTTTGTTATATCTTTTGTCCATTTTTGTGTTGTCTTTGGAGTATGCATGTAGATTCACTGGTTGACCGTAATCTTGCTTGTAAATCATTTCAATTATTATCATGGCTTTGAAAATGATATGAGATACAGTAATTATGCCAAGTCTTATCAGTAAATTCAATTGTTACAAATTTTGCAAATATGATTATATTTTATTTCAAGTGGAAAGAATAAAGATCGCATTACTTCTTAACTGGCAAGAAAGAAACTATGTATATCACTCATAAATACAAGATTAACTCTACTTAGACCTGTTGTGCGGGATGTAATCCCTTTAAATTACAGAAAGGATTAAATGACAACCCCTTTTGTTAAAGAAAGACTATTAAAAACTCACCATATAAAGTTCACTTTGGCACTCTCCATAAATTGTCTCAAAATGTTTTTTAAGTCAATTAAGAAAACGAAAAGAAAGAAAAGACCCAATATACTTTAATAGAGTATTTGTTTGTGCAAATTGAACTAATGAGGTAATCAACCTTTGTTATCTGCTTTATCACAAAGCTCATAATGTATAACAAATCTGATTCAAATCTCTTAAGCAAGTATTGAAGTTTCTTATCAAAAGGATCCATATTCTCTATGGAAAGTATCTTCTTCTTCACTAACACATAATCTAAACTAAATTAGGAATCATCATCTTTACACCGAAGTATCTAGTAGAAGTGATACCATATCCATATGCATAACCAACTGCTTCTTCTGCACGTAAACACATCAGGACAGGAGATAAGATAATAGACGATTTGTAATGCAACCCCACTCAAAACCTGGGTGTGTGGCAAACAAACTTTGCATTATGACTCTGAAGACACACCATCAAGAAGAGATTTATGAACATGAAAACCCTATCATAGAAGAGCTAGCATCCATGGTCAGGAGCATCACCCAGTGACTGTTGTCATCCTCTGTTCTTAGGAATGGTCTGCATGTGGCTACATGCACAATGTCATAATTTAGTTAGTCCAAAATGGTTATGCATACTACGTTTGAACTTCCCACCTTGCCACACAGATATCAATTACAATAGGGTCAAAATCAGAGCATTGAAGTTCATCGCTCATCAACAATTGGGACTCATACCATTACCACACCTATGCATAAGCCATGCATTGCATGCACTAGACCTCAACCATAAATGAATGAATTTATCAAATAGGAGTTCAAGCAACTCATAGGAGGTGTCCCTACCAAAATATGCATACAGGGTCATTACAATCAGTCGAGCAAATATTCATGTAGCCAGCATAAACAATGATCCTCCAACAACACATTAATAAAACTGACCAATTCACAAATGCATCACTCAAGTAGCCATTGGGCCATCTATGCCTTATGAAATTAGTGAAGTtccataaaaatatatatttaaaaccaGCTGCAAGTAGCCCAAAAAACTACGAAAtgcatttttttgacatttttgaccaaaatttgaaTGCAATGCCAAATGTGTCATTAAATTTGATAAATGAAAACTGATGAACATCTAAAGTATGAACCTTTTGTGAGTAAACAACAACTATCTCAAATATAGATCATAGCACTAAATGGAGTGAAAACACCAAGGATACCAAACAGAGGGTTAAGGTGTAGCTGAGTAACATATGTGAAATTCAGGATGGAATGAGCTTTGCCAGGAGTTGATGCATAGATGGTGAAACTCCATAGGAAGAATATCTAGAAGCATTTCCAAGAAATTTAAGGCTTTTTTTATTGATTGATAGGGTTGTAGGCAAtgcagaaaaagaagaggagaagaccaCCCTCCCACAATTCGTCTTTCCATAGGTAACCATGAGAGGAAGTTTAAATTTCAATGGGAGAAAATGGCAGGAATAGAGGCAGAAAATGAAACTGATCAGAAACTCATAATTGGTGTCTGGAAGCCAGAGATGATAGTCTAGTTTTGGTATTAGATATGGAGAGATTGGAAAGAGATTCATAGATAGGCTGCTAGAGGGATGACCCATTTGATTCTTGGAAAATCTGTTGAATGGTATGAAAAGAGCTAGAAGACGTGGAATTTATTAAATAAGTTCATTCCCTAACAATAATCCATGTTTGTATTTACCAATGAAGCAGATCATAAAAGGATCTTCATTTGAGTAAAGGGCTATTCATAATGTACTTGCAATTCAGATTCAAACCCACTTAAGTAATGTCATCAATGAATCTGGTCTTGATCTGATTATATGCACGAGTTTGGGCAGATTGTGTCTTCTAGATGTTGGGAGTGTTCGTGGAAAGTTTATATACAcatcaaaggcaattgtttgaagTGAAGCCTAAAATTATGCAAGGACTTGTATCCAGTTACTGTACAACAAACTTCTTCCAAAAAACTTAACCTTGAAGACTTGAAATAGATTCACCCCATTGATTCTGCTCCAGATGCAGGGCATGTATGAAATGTGCCAAGGCTGTGAAGTATTTTGATTCACAATATAACAAATTAAAACACTCATACAGCTCTGATTCACAATGAAGATTAAGAAATCAC encodes:
- the LOC131070620 gene encoding uncharacterized protein LOC131070620 isoform X1; translation: MQGIKISQVGRIFALAAPSDSRGRHNGRSKKTKEERRVMIVSFVERYKALNEGKFPTATLTYKEVGGNYYTVREILQELKQENISCDTLGTDLEAIETKYKTTHAVEPLSLPAESEKNGVIGNHHSLEHKEANYQETLSDTEEKKIVIHNDVVETCVNNQTQANEGRNIVGNPPGSNPKSLVVDSQPLQGLTKGQSISSVSNGATNSNHLLELSKALSDPEEQGNIVHNDVVEICDPNGQTQTKQEINIGERPPRTHAASIARDLDILLQVIKGETASIGVRDNNHSLALDEAEYLDTLSDTEEQKTMSQNDVVRTYGLNDQTQAKQEIKIVESPQGPSIASVVGVQPLQEMIEGQSISSVTGAFMDNNHILEINEAKYQEALSDTEERKNIIHNDVETCGLNDQNQVKQEITIVEESPGTSAALNPLVTLEYHEEGEEHLHLETFKPLSLSSDSHCTTRVTKQPKDLSFSAQHEDDNDLVLNSTKGIAEEPAITANKTMIQNDVVRNFGLNNQTQAKQEIKIVEKPQGPSAPSVVGVQPLQEMMEGQSISSVTGGFTDNNHILEINEAKYQEALSDTEEKKSIIHNDVETCGLNNQTQVKQEVTISEESPGTSAASNPLVTLEYHEEGKEHLHLETSKPPSLSSDSHSTTCVTKQPKDLSFSVHHEDDNDLVLNSTKGIAEEIAITADKIVSPLTNSVTAPQEATEIPDNILDGQKLTALNTSPDQGLTGVKAFYQVLLHRLALSALIVKTLVQAGDASQKGSSEFQSEKLDDYSLSKYSIDLSDKETASVVSSSSLDQGGSTQDTVQSTQKTNSDGFCANNSEKKISSYQEESIGDTKQISHDLSDGNCNPTLENNKRTYKNTKSSKDREEPETNMVLDFVNNIVKGILYLWK
- the LOC131070620 gene encoding uncharacterized protein LOC131070620 isoform X2 — its product is MQGIKISQVGRIFALAAPSDSRGRHNGRSKKTKEERRVMIVSFVERYKALNEGKFPTATLTYKEVGGNYYTVREILQELKQENISCDTLGTDLEAIETKYKTTHAVEPLSLPAESEKNGVIGNHHSLEHKEANYQETLSDTEEKKIVIHNDVVETCVNNQTQANEGRNIVGNPPGSNPKSLVVDSQPLQGLTKGQSISSVSNGATNSNHLLELSKALSDPEEQGNIVHNDVVEICDPNGQTQTKQEINIGERPPRTHAASIARDLDILLQVIKGETASIGVRDNNHSLALDEAEYLDTLSDTEEQKTMSQNDVVRTYGLNDQTQAKQEIKIVESPQGPSIASVVGVQPLQEMIEGQSISSVTGAFMDNNHILEINEAKYQEALSDTEERKNIIHNDVETCGLNDQNQVKQEITIVEESPGTSAALNPLVTLEYHEEGEEHLHLETFKPLSLSSDSHCTTRVTKQPKDLSFSAQHEDDNDLVLNSTKGIAEEPAITANKTMIQNDVVRNFGLNNQTQAKQEIKIVEKPQGPSAPSVVGVQPLQEMMEGQSISSVTGGFTDNNHILEINEAKYQEALSDTEEKKSIIHNDVETCGLNNQTQVKQEVTISEESPGTSAASNPLVTLEYHEEGKEHLHLETSKPPSLSSDSHSTTCVTKQPKDLSFSVHHEDDNDLVLNSTKGIAEEIAITADKIVSPLTNSVTAPQEATEIPDNILDGQKLTALNTSPDQGLTGVKVQAGDASQKGSSEFQSEKLDDYSLSKYSIDLSDKETASVVSSSSLDQGGSTQDTVQSTQKTNSDGFCANNSEKKISSYQEESIGDTKQISHDLSDGNCNPTLENNKRTYKNTKSSKDREEPETNMVLDFVNNIVKGILYLWK
- the LOC131070620 gene encoding uncharacterized protein LOC131070620 isoform X3 — protein: MQGIKISQVGRIFALAAPSDSRGRHNGRSKKTKEERRVMIVSFVERYKALNEGKFPTATLTYKEVGGNYYTVREILQELKQENISCDTLGTDLEAIETKYKTTHAVEPLSLPAESEKNGVIGNHHSLEHKEANYQETLSDTEEKKIVIHNDVVETCVNNQTQANEGRNIVGNPPGSNPKSLVVDSQPLQGLTKGQSISSVSNGATNSNHLLELSKALSDPEEQGNIVHNDVVEICDPNGQTQTKQEINIGERPPRTHAASIARDLDILLQVIKGETASIGVRDNNHSLALDEAEYLDTLSDTEEQKTMSQNDVVRTYGLNDQTQAKQEIKIVESPQGPSIASVVGVQPLQEMIEGQSISSVTGAFMDNNHILEINEAKYQEALSDTEERKNIIHNDVETCGLNDQNQVKQEITIVEESPGTSAALNPLVTLEYHEEGEEHLHLETFKPLSLSSDSHCTTRVTKQPKDLSFSAQHEDDNDLVLNSTKGIAEEPAITANKTMIQNDVVRNFGLNNQTQAKQEIKIVEKPQGPSAPSVVGVQPLQEMMEGQSISSVTGGFTDNNHILEINEAKYQEALSDTEEKKSIIHNDVETCGLNNQTQVKQEVTISEESPGTSAASNPLVTLEYHEEGKEHLHLETSKPPSLSSDSHSTTCVTKQPKDLSFSVHHEDDNDLVLNSTKGIAEEIAITADKIVSPLTNSVTAPQEATEIPDNILDGQKLTALNTSPDQGLTGVKG